The genomic region TGGTGGCGTTCGTGGGCGGCGGCCTGATCGGCCTGCTGGTGATGACGATGCGCATCAGCCGTGCAGCGTTCCTGCGCAATAGTGCCCGCACCTATATCGAACTGTTCCAGGGCACGCCGTTGCTGATGCAGTTGTTCCTGGTGTTCTTCGGCGTTGCCCTGCTCGGCGTGGATATATCGCCCTGGCTGGCTGCGGCAATCGCCTTGACCCTGTTCACCAGCGCTTACCTGGCCGAAATCTGGCGCGGCTGCGTGGACTCCATCGCCCACGGCCAATGGGAGGCCTCCGCCAGCCTGGCCCTGAACCCACTTGAACAACTGCGCTATGTGATCCTGCCGCAAGCGCTGCGCATTGCCGTCGCGCCCACAGTGGGCTTTTCGGTGCAGGTGGTCAAAGGCACCGCCGTGACCTCCATCATCGGCTTCACAGAA from Pseudomonas synxantha harbors:
- a CDS encoding amino acid ABC transporter permease → MSEFTLWDIVRNLFTGLQWTLLLSVVAFVGGGLIGLLVMTMRISRAAFLRNSARTYIELFQGTPLLMQLFLVFFGVALLGVDISPWLAAAIALTLFTSAYLAEIWRGCVDSIAHGQWEASASLALNPLEQLRYVILPQALRIAVAPTVGFSVQVVKGTAVTSIIGFTELTKTGGMLANATFEPFMVYGLVALGYFLLCYPLSLSARYLERRLHASA